The Phyllostomus discolor isolate MPI-MPIP mPhyDis1 chromosome 4, mPhyDis1.pri.v3, whole genome shotgun sequence genome window below encodes:
- the LOC114495109 gene encoding LOW QUALITY PROTEIN: SUMO-conjugating enzyme UBC9-like (The sequence of the model RefSeq protein was modified relative to this genomic sequence to represent the inferred CDS: inserted 1 base in 1 codon), with protein sequence MTSFNPLKDPMRLPCLWTWTVSGVALSRLAPERKAWRKDHPSGSVAVPTKTPDGTMKLMDWECAIPGKKGTPWGGGLGKLRMLFKDDYPSSPPKCKFEPPLFHPNVHPSSTVCLSILQEGKDWGPTITIQQILLGIQELLNXPNIQDLAQAEAYTISCQNWVEYEKRVLAQGKKFAPS encoded by the exons atgacctcatttaaccctctCAAGGACCCCATGCGGCTG CCTTGTTTGTGGACTTGGACTGTGTCGGGGGTCGCCCTCAGCAGACTTGCCCCGGAGAGAAAAGCTTGGAGGAAAGACCACCCATCTGGGTCTGTGGCTGTCCCAACTAAAACTCCCGACGGCACGATGAAACTCATGGACTGGGAGTGCGCCATTCCCGGGAAGAAAGGGACCCCTTGGGGAGGAGGCTTGGGTAAATTGCGGATGCTCTTCAAAGACGACTACCCATCCTCACCTCCAAAATGCAAATTTGAACCGCCCTTGTTTCACCCGAACGTGCACCCTTCCAGCACCGTGTGCCTGTCCATCCTCCAGGAAGGCAAGGACTGGGGGCCCACCATCACGATTCAGCAGATCTTGTTAGGAATACAGGAACTTCTAA GACCAAATATCCAAGATTTAGCTCAAGCAGAGGCCTACACAATTTCCTGCCAAAACTGGGTGGAGTATGAGAAGAGAGTTCTAGCCCAAGGCAAGAAGTTTGCACCCTCATGA